From one Aptenodytes patagonicus chromosome 16, bAptPat1.pri.cur, whole genome shotgun sequence genomic stretch:
- the MXRA7 gene encoding matrix-remodeling-associated protein 7 isoform X2, protein MDVAVDFYLAVPLLFTVLALVLASVFVRLRRGEGERAAERPREPAAAEPAREGGPGGEAAAAVAPEGAGPGPAAAEGPEDEGARVPVEEVGAGEEGKEAAGEQREAAEPEPEPEPRPAAEPSPAAAESIPRQPPAEPRQPPAEPREPGHREDAESKIPPLGASPGSSLGHTGQAEDGCGHAALSSKAEEEDPDSENEKLVMREPEDEDAADETFSFKYSPGKLRGNQYKSMMTKEELEEEQRNEDYMKLSLASS, encoded by the exons atggaCGTGGCCGTGGACTTCTACCTGGCCGTCCCGCTGCTCTTCACCGTCCTGGCCCTCGTCCTCGCCTCCGTCTTCGTAAGGCTGCGGAGAGGCgagggggagcgggcggcggagcggcccCGGGAGCCGGCAGCGGCTGAGCCGGCCCGGGAGGGCGGCCCCGGGGGcgaagcggcggcggcggtggcgccGGAGGgagcgggaccgggaccggccGCGGCCGAGGGGCCGGAGGACGAGGGGGCCCGGGTGCCGGTGGAGGAGGTCGGGGCGGgcgaggaggggaaggaggcagctggcgagcagcgggaggcggcggaaccggagccggagccggagccgcgcCCCGCGGCCGAgcccagccccgcggcggccgaGAGCAtcccccggcagccgcccgccgagccccggcagccgcccgccgAGCCCCGGGAGCCCGGGCACCGGGAGGATGCGGAGAGCAAG ATACCACCTTTGGGTGCCTCACCTGGGTCCAGCCTCGGGCACACAGGACAAGCGGAGGATGGATGCGGCCATGCAGCGCTTTCCAGCAAGGCAGAG GAGGAAGATCCAGACTCAGAAAACGAGAAGCTGGTGATGAGAGAGCCAGAGGATGAGGATG CTGCAGATGAGACATTCTCTTTTAAATACAGTCCTGGAAAGCTGAGGGGAAACCAGTACAAGTCAATGATGACCAAAGAAGAACTTGAGGAAGAACAAAG
- the MXRA7 gene encoding matrix-remodeling-associated protein 7 isoform X3, which produces MDVAVDFYLAVPLLFTVLALVLASVFVRLRRGEGERAAERPREPAAAEPAREGGPGGEAAAAVAPEGAGPGPAAAEGPEDEGARVPVEEVGAGEEGKEAAGEQREAAEPEPEPEPRPAAEPSPAAAESIPRQPPAEPRQPPAEPREPGHREDAESKIPPLGASPGSSLGHTGQAEDGCGHAALSSKAEEEDPDSENEKLVMREPEDEDAADETFSFKYSPGKLRGNQYKSMMTKEELEEEQRIELTSDLTSL; this is translated from the exons atggaCGTGGCCGTGGACTTCTACCTGGCCGTCCCGCTGCTCTTCACCGTCCTGGCCCTCGTCCTCGCCTCCGTCTTCGTAAGGCTGCGGAGAGGCgagggggagcgggcggcggagcggcccCGGGAGCCGGCAGCGGCTGAGCCGGCCCGGGAGGGCGGCCCCGGGGGcgaagcggcggcggcggtggcgccGGAGGgagcgggaccgggaccggccGCGGCCGAGGGGCCGGAGGACGAGGGGGCCCGGGTGCCGGTGGAGGAGGTCGGGGCGGgcgaggaggggaaggaggcagctggcgagcagcgggaggcggcggaaccggagccggagccggagccgcgcCCCGCGGCCGAgcccagccccgcggcggccgaGAGCAtcccccggcagccgcccgccgagccccggcagccgcccgccgAGCCCCGGGAGCCCGGGCACCGGGAGGATGCGGAGAGCAAG ATACCACCTTTGGGTGCCTCACCTGGGTCCAGCCTCGGGCACACAGGACAAGCGGAGGATGGATGCGGCCATGCAGCGCTTTCCAGCAAGGCAGAG GAGGAAGATCCAGACTCAGAAAACGAGAAGCTGGTGATGAGAGAGCCAGAGGATGAGGATG CTGCAGATGAGACATTCTCTTTTAAATACAGTCCTGGAAAGCTGAGGGGAAACCAGTACAAGTCAATGATGACCAAAGAAGAACTTGAGGAAGAACAAAG